AACCCAACCGCCCTTTGCAGTTGTCTACATCAAATATATAtgaataaatatcaatgagcatGCATTGCGGGATGCAAATTGCATTtgcacaaaaaaaaacaaattgcacAAACAGAAGTAATCTTCATTTAAGCTTACATTATGGGTGGTGTGCATTTAAATGTCAGATCTAAACCAAATAAGTAACAAAGTTGTAAAAAAAATACTGGATACTTCAGCTACCTTGATTTCTCCAAATCTTGAAGTTCAGTGACCCATCCATTGTAGCGAAGCTGAACAGTGACAACAGGGACACCATCTAACTTGTAGATATTGTCAAACATTTCCCATTTCCTCCATTCTGATGGAAGTAGTCTTTTGATACCCGGAACATCACAGGCTGTGAAGTTAGAAACACCAAGTTAAGTTTGTATGGTTGGACATGCTAGTAAaagaagaaacagaagacaaagaagaaaaagaaccTGCGACATATGCATCAGCTTTGATTATCTCTCTACTTGTAGCCTAAAAATGTCCAAATGAGTGAAATTTAGTAATAAAGGCTACATAATCGTGCAAAGCAGAGCAGTGATACACTGATAAGAAAGCTTGCCTTGGTGAGGAGAAGGCCTTTAACATAGGTCTCTCCATCAGGTGATTTATCATAGAGAACCTCTCTGCATCCCCACCTTAGGTGAAACCTGAAGGATTTGTCATATGATGTAAGTCTTCAATTCTACAGCAGTACACAGAAATTTCACAAGAAAAACTTGGTCTCTGTCACCATACCTACCACCCCTGTCTGTTATATACTTCTTTATTGGGCCACTTAAGTAAACATCAGGTGAACCCTTTAGCATGCGTAACAGGGATGCCTCTGTCTTTGTGGCAAACAAGGTGAAAATAGTAAGCATGCAACGTGCACTGATATTATCACAGTCAATGAAACCCAAAGCGTAAGCAACAGGATCCCACATTCTTGTGATGCTCTCCCGAGTACCACCTTTGGACATGAACCAATCACTGAAACTTACCTGAAATAGGTTAAATTTAAATTGACAAAGAGTTTAGTTATCAGTGAGTTAGAACACATTTTGAAAAGATACTGACTACTGCAATGACCTAGATGCACACTCCTAATGAATCCGAAATTAAAGCAAGGGATACTTACATCATCCAAGTCCCGCACTTGCTGCAATGCACCATCCGGATCAACCAGAGCCCGAACAACTGGGCTAAGGGCAAGAGCAACTGCATTTCTTGCTTTATCATAAACCTGCAAAACAATTTAAATATTAAAGATTAACACGTGTAATTATGTCATCAAATAGCATGTGGTTAATTAAAAATATTATGAGTGACGAGGCTTCAACCCTTATTTCAAGCCCAGAATCTTTCACACTGATGAGTTTTCCCACAAAAGATTATCCATTCGGTCACACATATTAAAGGGAAAAGGAATGGCAGTAATGTCTATAGGAATGAAACTTAGAAGCAAAGGTTTGCAATTTAGATTTTAAGAAAGACGCACACCTAAATATTAGGTACAAACTAAACCATGTTCAGTCTGAAAATATGACAATCATGAACGAGCATTGCAAACGTAAATTGTTCACAAGGATTGGCAGCTGGGAACCTATTAGAACTCTTCAATGGATTGCTCCATCTCTTAGAACAACATAAAGGAGTAAAATATTAAATTGTAAAAATCTGTAATATAACTCAACATTACAGAACCTGCAGTGTATCCTGCACGCAATAGTTCAAATATAAATATGACGGATTGTAACAGTACTAAAAAAATTCACAAATCAATTAAGCTGATTGCTTTGTAACCACGTGAAATGGTCGAGGGAAGAGACACTTCACAAAGTGATGGTGTATGGATGGAAAGGTATGGAATACAGATGGAATTCAAAGAGTACGCACGCCACTAAATATGtcaaaaaaagggcagacccagtgccagaggctcccacatgagtggggtctgggctAAATATGTCAGAAAGAAACAATATGCATTAGTTAACAAATTGCAGCTTCAAATAATCAGCATGTCGATCCACTTAAGCATGATACTGATAAAATTCAAGGTGAAATTTACAACATATTGGGAAGTATGGAATTGCACAAAGCTCAGAAACAAACTGAAGGATAAAATAATGTCATGAATTGAGATTCTCCTTTAAAATTATAGTAGTCCTAAATTATGAGTTTACCTTGAGCTGATTAGTTCTTAGGAATGCTTGAATGCCATGTAATGGAGCTCCCACCGGGAACCGAAAATCAAGTTCTGTATAGCAGGACAAACAAATGAGTATCTACATAAATAAGTTACAAAATATACAAAGAAAGTATGATACAGTTATTTCAGCCAACTTCCAAAGTACGCAACATGGCACCCAATGCCATGTAACTGCTGCATTAATTCAAGATGGTATTGCAGGACTAAGTAAATAGTTCACCACTGCAGGCAACACAGCATTCTTGTTTATCAGAAAATACAAAGGAACCCCTTTAAAGAATATGCAACAACAATATAGTATTTGCACATAGTAAACTTGAATAGTCAATACATGGAAGTTCTGCGCTTGTCTATTCTATGATGGTTACAGAACTCCAGAAGTAATAAAAAATAAAGAACTTAAATATTCCAGTTCCAGCATAAGAGCATTGCTCCACAAAAAAAAATATGTGTATAGGGTAGTTGAACCTACCACCAATCGTGCCCCCTTTATTTACAAAAGTATGGGTGTGTTCCTTCACCAGCAGATTATTATCAGCGCCAACCTGAAATACAACGAGGTTTAATTTATCGCTGTTACATATGGCCAACAGGGCAGTAACACCGGTGCTCAACAAGGCACCAATTTGTTTGGTATTTTGGTTCATATGGACAAACTGGCTAACACAATTCTCACTATAAGTTTACTTCACTCTAGGAGGTCCAAAGACATCCAATTCCAAAATTTCTTGGATTAAAACCATCTTGATATCTAAGTAAGGAAAAGTTTCAGTATGCTTCCAGTGAGCTTAATGTACAAGGGCTTTTACCTTCTTCATGAGGCGGAAGAGATTGCTGTAACACCCGAAGAACACGTGCAGCCCCATCTCGATATGGTTCCCTCGCTTATCGACAAAGGAGCCAACCTTACCACCGATAAATGGACGGGACTCGTACAAATCAACCTGTAAGCCAGACCATGTCCAGCCCAACCAGGGTGATTAGAAAGAACTAAGATTATTAGAAAGCAATGATTTTCCTGCACAAGAAAACATTTAGCTCTGCTGAAGACAACAAATCTGCTAACCTCATGGCCCTGGTCCAAGAGCTCAACGGCGGTGGACATGCCGGCAAGGCCTGCCCCTATGATGGCCACCTTGAGCTTCGGGCCTCTGTAGTGCTCCGGCTCGGGTGGGAATAACCCTTTGGGAGCTGCCACACATGGAAATAGTTCTTGTTTCAGCATTTCCTTTTGCAGTTAGTATGGCATTTGAACGAACCTAAAGATCTTTAAATGAAACAGAACTGACAGGACAGAATTTAGACCAATCTACCCAGACTCTAAACCCTTTGGTCACAAGGAATACATTTCTGACACAACTTTTGATAACTGTTTTCTGCTAGTATaatatattatttaaaaaaatcacTGCATAATTGCAATATCATGAAAGAACTtttcagaagaagaaaaaaatctaTTTATATCGATAGCCAAAGTCAATTAAGCATAAAGTTTGACTTGTGGCACCCAAAAGGACAAACTTTTACAGACGAAGGGGGCACTGGAACTACAGCGTGGGAATTGCACAAGGATTAACAGTTCCTGAACCCACTTTCAGGCTTTCAGCTCCCACCGCCCCAGGAGAGCAGAGGAGGGAGACTACGACGGACCAATCAAGAGTAGAGTAGGATCCCGTTCCTCACCGTTGACGCCCATGTCGGAGACGTTGCTGTCGAGCGAGCAGCggacggccgcggccgcggcccggCGCGGCGGCAGCAGGCCCGTCCCTGGCCGCGCCCGGCGCCGGGACGCGAGTGCCGGGGCCagcgtggaggcggcggcggccacggagGCCATGGCGCGGCTGCTCCGAATGGCTAGCACTCGGCAGCGGCGGGGCGGCGGTGGTGGGTCGGGACAATTTGTGTGAGGGCCGGAGTGGCGGAGTTGGAGGGGGGAAGGGAAGCTGGGAGGGGATGGGGGGCCGAAGATGCCGTCGCGCAGGGATTTGTCGGGGGCGTCGTGGCAACACCAGGCCGCACCGATGGTGGTGAATACAATACACCACGTTGCAAGCAGGCAAACGGCACTCCCTCCCTACCATTTCTGCTACGTGCACAACGGCATTCCCATTATATACCCTGTTCGCTTGCTACTTTTTAGTcgtggaacagtatttttctttcataacatTTCAACATCAGCGTAACAATGACACTTTCTTTTGTCCCCGCCAATATTGGATTTGTTTGACATAGCAACTGTAgggagaagttttttttttttgaaaccgtATGGATAAAGGAAAAGCACGGTTAAGAGAAGCCGGACTTAGCGGGTGTTTGGATCAGGGAGCTaataattagcccatgattttgTATACTAATTAGAAACTGTAAATATGAGCTAATTCTAGGCTAATAAGAGCTAATGAGGGATAATTGGTGGTTAGAGTTCATTAGCTTttattagtccataattagctcatgtttaatcCATTTTTATAAGGTGGTTTAATTTTTAGCTCTGGGATCCAAATATGCCCTTAGTCTATGCAATTTGGGAAAATCATGGCCAGAAAATGTTGTTTGACTTCttgttttagcttttttttaaaTCATAAACAACTTATAAGTTATACCAAACAGGTCCAATAGAGTTTCATCGCACATGTTATTATAGGTCATTAGGATTAGTCATCAAGATGTTACGTACTctatctgttccaaattataagttgttctaGCTTTCGAAATACATACCTTTTCTTTTTACGAAAACATAGCTTTTCTCTACTATTAGATAtatgttatgtctagatacatagtaaaaaataTACATTTTGAAAAGTTAGAACGGCTTAAATTTGGAGCTGAGAGTGTATAAGATAAATATGCAAAAGAGAATTCATACCAATAGTTGCAAGGGCAATGCATATGTACTCATATCCTAAGCCAATCAATCTTAAATTATGTTAGCTTATCCGATCCTATAATAAATAATTAGATAGTGCTTGCTTCAATATAGGTGAGCGTGCATATATGTAACTGAATGTATAGATGTACCATGACTAAATCAAAATATGTATATTGTGTAATCCCAAAAAAGAATcaaaatatatttcattagcatgTGGGAGATAAAACGTTCTTCCTATTCCTGTTATAATATTGAAGATCTTtagaaacaaagttgtagaaaagaGCTGCAAAATGGTGGACTTTAACTTATTGGGGAAAACCCTCCGTGTGGCCGTAGAAGATGGAGATGAATAAAGAA
Above is a genomic segment from Miscanthus floridulus cultivar M001 chromosome 3, ASM1932011v1, whole genome shotgun sequence containing:
- the LOC136541581 gene encoding zeta-carotene desaturase, chloroplastic/chromoplastic-like, translated to MASVAAAASTLAPALASRRRARPGTGLLPPRRAAAAAVRCSLDSNVSDMGVNAPKGLFPPEPEHYRGPKLKVAIIGAGLAGMSTAVELLDQGHEVDLYESRPFIGGKVGSFVDKRGNHIEMGLHVFFGCYSNLFRLMKKVGADNNLLVKEHTHTFVNKGGTIGELDFRFPVGAPLHGIQAFLRTNQLKVYDKARNAVALALSPVVRALVDPDGALQQVRDLDDVSFSDWFMSKGGTRESITRMWDPVAYALGFIDCDNISARCMLTIFTLFATKTEASLLRMLKGSPDVYLSGPIKKYITDRGGRFHLRWGCREVLYDKSPDGETYVKGLLLTKATSREIIKADAYVAACDVPGIKRLLPSEWRKWEMFDNIYKLDGVPVVTVQLRYNGWVTELQDLEKSRQLQRAVGLDNLLYTADADFSCFSDLALSSPADYYIEGQGSLIQAVLTPGDPYMPLPNEEIISKVQKQVVELFPSSRGLEVTWSSVVKIGQSLYREAPGNDPFRPDQKTPVKNFFLSGSYTKQDYIDSMEGATLSGRRTAVYICGAGEELLALRKKLVIDDSEKALGNVQVLQTS